A window from Hymenobacter volaticus encodes these proteins:
- a CDS encoding DUF4163 domain-containing protein translates to MVNRYLHGLLPALLLTTALAQAQQQNPLIPVLTRPSVSPRINPASKPATQATARRPASKSKKTKVAAKPAVVKTERAVVVSVSDTIKGRFIVPQVQLPDAVAAARVNLGLVDAALGEDLENVPQPLVVGTAIEQAHAEFESKKNDFTESRYEVLYNDHGLLSVEFTSLYGGAYPSTVKRHATFDLRSGRLLEVRDVVADTVALQQRWQQSINRRVTEHLRTLPKEYPQIETDTNLLTDVKHRLYWNDSTSTVELQDGEPRFYDFAITSFGLVLYYDFGFPHVMEALQPDSDYQLTYADIKQWLKPKGPLSFKIDASPPSSKSAANPRG, encoded by the coding sequence ATGGTTAACAGATATTTGCACGGGCTGTTGCCTGCGCTATTATTAACGACTGCTCTTGCACAGGCGCAGCAGCAGAATCCTCTTATACCTGTTTTAACTCGGCCATCGGTTTCTCCTAGAATTAATCCGGCTTCAAAACCAGCCACTCAGGCCACTGCCCGGCGACCAGCTAGCAAGTCCAAGAAAACTAAAGTAGCTGCCAAACCAGCCGTTGTTAAAACAGAGCGGGCAGTTGTTGTCAGCGTAAGCGACACGATTAAAGGGCGCTTTATTGTGCCGCAAGTGCAGTTGCCGGATGCAGTAGCGGCAGCGCGCGTCAATCTGGGTTTGGTAGACGCAGCCTTGGGCGAGGACTTAGAAAATGTGCCGCAGCCGCTTGTTGTCGGTACGGCTATTGAGCAGGCGCACGCAGAGTTCGAGAGCAAGAAAAACGACTTCACTGAGTCCCGATACGAAGTGCTTTACAACGACCACGGCTTGCTGTCAGTGGAGTTTACTTCCTTATACGGTGGCGCTTACCCCTCTACCGTGAAGCGCCATGCCACTTTCGACTTACGCAGTGGCCGTCTACTGGAGGTGCGCGACGTAGTAGCAGATACGGTGGCTTTGCAGCAACGCTGGCAGCAGTCTATTAACCGTCGTGTAACCGAACACTTGCGTACCCTGCCCAAAGAATATCCGCAGATCGAAACGGATACCAACTTACTAACCGACGTTAAGCACCGGCTGTACTGGAACGACAGCACCAGCACCGTCGAGCTGCAGGATGGCGAGCCCCGCTTCTACGACTTTGCCATCACGTCGTTTGGCTTGGTGCTGTACTACGATTTTGGTTTCCCCCATGTCATGGAAGCTTTGCAGCCTGATTCCGATTATCAGCTCACTTATGCCGACATCAAACAGTGGTTGAAACCCAAAGGGCCACTAAGCTTTAAAATAGACGCGTCGCCGCCTAGCTCAAAATCCGCAGCGAATCCGCGTGGATGA